A segment of the Neisseria chenwenguii genome:
AACTGGCAGACTGTCAGGAAAAAGATCCCGCCCTGTCAGAACTTTACCTCGTCGAGGGCGACTCGGCGGGCGGTTCGGCAAAGCAGGGGCGTGACCGAAAATTCCAAGCCATTCTGCCGCTCAAAGGCAAAATCCTGAACGTCGAAAAAGCGCGTTTTGAAAAAATGCTGGCCAGCCAAGAAGTTGCCACGCTGATTACCGCGCTGGGCGCCGGCATCGGCAAAGAAGAGTTCAATCCCGAAAAACTGCGCTACCACCGCATTATCATCATGACTGATGCTGACGTGGACGGTGCGCACATCCGCACGCTGCTGCTCACCTTCTTCTACCGCCAAATGCCCGAGTTGGTAGAGCGCGGCTACATCTACATCGCCCAGCCGCCGCTCTACAAAGCCAAACACGGCAAGCAAGAGCGTTACCTGCAAGATGAAAACGAAAAAGACCAATGGCTGCTGAGCTTGGCTGTCGATAAAGCCAAAATCGTTTCAGACGGCCGCACCATCGAAGGCGAAACCCTCGCGCAAACCGCCAAACAATTTTTGCAGGCCAAAGCCGTGGTTGCCCAAGAAAGCCGCGTCATCGACGACCTCGTGCTCAACGCCATGCTGCATGCCAAACCGATTGACTTGGCCACCGCCGAAAGTACAGACCGCGCCATCGCCGACCTCTCCGCCCTGTTGGACGAAAAAGAAGTCGCACTCGAACGCATCGAAGGCCACGAAGGCAGCCACTTCATCAAAATCACCCGCAAGCTGCACGGCAACGTGATGATCAGCTACATCGAGCCGAAGTTCCTCAGCAGCAAAGCCTACCAAACCCTTACCCAAACCGCCGCCATGCTCGAGGGCATGATCGGCAGCGGGGCCGTGTTGTTCAAAGGCGAAAACGAGCAAGCCGTCGGCAACTTTGAAGAAGCGCTGGACATCCTGATGGGCGCCGCCCAAAAAGGCATGAGCATCCAGCGCTACAAAGGCTTGGGCGAGATGAACCCCGAGCAGCTTTGGGAAACCACTATGGATCCGAACGTCCGCCGCCTGCTGAAAGTACGCATCGAAGACGCCATCGCCGCCGACGAAGTGTTCGTTACCCTGATGGGCGACGAAGTCGAACCGCGCCGCGCATTTATCGAAAACAACGCACTCGTGGCGCAAAATATCGACGCGTAACACTGCGCAATGAAAAAGGCCGTCTGACACTTCGACTGCGCTCAGTGCAAGAACTTTTATGGACTTCATTTATGGACATCATTCCCGCGCAGGCAGGAATCCAGAAGTTTGAGATAGGTAATGTTTTTAAAACAAAAAGTTGCGTGAATTTCGCCTGCCGGTCCGCCTGTGCAGGAAGAAGGACGCTTATACATTTTCAGGTTTGATTTGTTTGTTTTTTAAAGTCACAGGCCGTCTGAAAAACATTTTTCAGACGGCCTGTGACTTTTTTCACTTTCTTTTCCCGCGCTTCAATCATCCGCCAAATCCACAGTCAAAATTCCATCTTCAATCCGCGCCGCGGCAATGCGCCGCGTTTCCAGCGCGGGGCGGAATTCGGCGAACGCCGCCAGATTCAGGCGCACGGTTTGCTTGGCGGTATCGACCGTCAGCTTTTTCGTGCGGATGCTGCCGAAAATGCCGCCGACCGTTTTCGCCAGCAAAGCCGCGCCCCAGCCCAAATGATAGTCAAACAGCAGATAATCGCCGCCGTGTCCGGCCAGCGTCAAATCCAAATCGGCGAGGTAGCGGGCGCGGATTTTATCCGGCGCAGTTTGCATGAAAGTGATGGTTTTTCCGCTCTGTTTGGCGAACATAGCGGAAATTTCGGCGAGTGTTTTGCGAATCTGCATGGTTGCTGGAATAGAAAAAAGAAGCGATGTTAACACGTCCGCAAGCGAGAGGCCGTCTGAAAAAGCAAGCGTGCCGTTTTCAGACGGCCTCTCGCTTTAATCATAAAAACACCTGAAAACACAATATATTATTCGTTTGAAATATTCCGAAAATCCCCTGCAAAAACCCGTGTTTGCTGTTTCAAAACGCTAAGGTTTTCGCTTACAATACCCGCCGTAAAAGCAACCCGCCCGAAGGATTTTCCATGCAGTATGCCAAAATTTTAGGCACAGGCAGCCATCTCCCCGCCAACCGTGTCAGCAACGACGATTTAGCCAAAAAAGTCGATACTTCTGACGAATGGATTACCACGCGCACGGGCATCAAATTCCGCCACATCGCCGCTGATGACGAAAAAACCAGCGATTTGGGCGCCGCCGCCGCACGCCGCGCATTGGCAGCCGCTAATCTTTCCGCCGACGAAATCGACCTCGTCATCGTCGCCACCGCCACACCCGATATGCAGTTCCCTTCCACCGCCACCATCATCCAGCAGAAACTCGGCATCACCAACGGCAGCCCCGCGTTTGACGTGCAGGCCGTCTGCGCAGGCTTTATGTATGCGCTGACCACTGCCAATGCCTATATCAAAAGCGGCATGGCGAAAAAAGCACTGGTCATCGGCGCAGAAACGTTCAGCCGCATTGTTGACTGGAACGACCGCGCCACCTGCGTTTTATTCGGCGACGGCGCCGGTGCGGTAGTGCTGGGCGCGTCCGACGAGCCGGGCATTATTCACAGCAAACTTCAGGCCGACGGCAATTATCTCGACCTCTTAAAAGTACCCGGCCAGATTGCCGGCGGAAAGATCTGCGGTTCGCCCTACGTTAAAATGGACGGCCCGGGCGTGTTTAAATTCGCGGTCAAAATGCTGGCGAAAGTCGCCGACGACGTGATTCGCGAAGCGGGTTTTACCACCGACAAAATCGACTGGCTGGTTCCGCATCAGGCCAATAAACGCATCATTGACTCTACTGCCAAACACCTGCACCTGCCGTCTGAAAAAGTCATCCTGACCGTACAAGATCACGGCAACACCTCCGCCGCCTCGATTCCGCTGGCCTTAGATGCCGGTATCCAAAGCGGCCAAATCCGACGCGACCAACACCTGCTGCTCGAAGGCATCGGCGGCGGCTTCGCATGGGGCGCGGTTTTGGTGAAATACTGATTCGGCTGTTTAAGCGCAAAAGGCCGTCTGAAAACTTTACTGTATATTGAAAGAAGCGGTTTGGTTTTCAGACGGCCTTTCTTCATCCGCAACATTTGCGTTCTTATTTTACAAAATCCCAAAAGCCGAGACCTTTGCAAAAATCAGAATGGCCGTCTGATACTTTCACGGACGTCATTCCCGCACAAGCGGGAATCCACAGCTAAAACAGGCAATCTTGTTTTAAAATAAGCTTCAGAAAATCAAACGCAGATCCCCTGCGCGGGAATGGCGTCGGTTGAAAAATTAACCGTTTCAGACAGCATCCGGGCGGACGTTTCTTATTTTCACACAATCCCAAATGCCGTCTGAACGGCAAACCGTTGCAGTTTTGCCATTCAGGCAACCCGACTGTTTTATTTCAAAAGCATATTTCGGCATTCGTTGCTATACTTCCATATGTCTTTAACGCAACAATAATTTTGTTGACCATAGCAAAAACGCACACGCTGCGGGCAGCAAAATTCGGGCCGGATATTTCATCCGGCCGTTTGCCTTTAAAAATCAAACGATTCGGCTGTATCCCGACTGACAAGATTGAAACGATA
Coding sequences within it:
- a CDS encoding beta-ketoacyl-ACP synthase III is translated as MQYAKILGTGSHLPANRVSNDDLAKKVDTSDEWITTRTGIKFRHIAADDEKTSDLGAAAARRALAAANLSADEIDLVIVATATPDMQFPSTATIIQQKLGITNGSPAFDVQAVCAGFMYALTTANAYIKSGMAKKALVIGAETFSRIVDWNDRATCVLFGDGAGAVVLGASDEPGIIHSKLQADGNYLDLLKVPGQIAGGKICGSPYVKMDGPGVFKFAVKMLAKVADDVIREAGFTTDKIDWLVPHQANKRIIDSTAKHLHLPSEKVILTVQDHGNTSAASIPLALDAGIQSGQIRRDQHLLLEGIGGGFAWGAVLVKY